One Doryrhamphus excisus isolate RoL2022-K1 chromosome 17, RoL_Dexc_1.0, whole genome shotgun sequence genomic region harbors:
- the nrsn1 gene encoding neurensin-1 — translation MASCSEICGSEYGEQAQVSGNYQQYGVRSYLHQFYEECTASIWERDEDFQIQRSPSRWSSLLWKVCLAFGTVILFAGLVVIVVGYATPARIEAFGEDDLLFVDSQAVSFNRALDVCKLTGAVLFCVGGTSMAVGFLLSAFAKSYSKEELYLQQKFKERLADLQSTVGTPIMRAPTPGEGKVPVTLSKVQNIQPVSPKPETRQQSG, via the exons ATGGCGTCTTGCTCAGAGATCTGTGGGTCTGAGTATGGCGAGCAAGCCCAAGTCAGCGGGAACTACCAGCAGTATGGCGTCCGCTCCTACCTACACCAG TTTTACGAGGAGTGCACAGCCTCCATCTGGGAACGTGATGAAGATTTTCAGATTCAGAGATCACCTAGCAGGTGGAGCTCTTTACTCTGGAAG GTCTGTCTCGCGTTTGGCACTGTGATCCTGTTCGCTGGCCTGGTTGTCATCGTGGTGGGCTATGCTACTCCGGCTAGGATTGAAGCATTTGGGGAAGACGATCTCCTTTTTGTGGACAG CCAGGCCGTCAGTTTCAACCGTGCTCTGGATGTTTGCAAACTGACGGGGGCCGTACTCTTCTGTGTGGGGGGCACGTCGATGGCTGTCGGGTTCCTGTTGTCTGCGTTTGCCAAAAGCTACTCCAAAGAGGAATTATATCTGCAACAAAAGTTTAAGGAAAGGCTGGCTGATCTGCAGTCAACAGTTG GCACGCCCATAATGAGAGCACCAACTCCCGGGGAAGGAAAGGTGCCAGTCACActctccaaagtccagaacatcCAGCCCGTCAGCCCCAAACCAGAGACCCGACAGCAGTCTGGCTGA